One genomic segment of Micromonospora sp. WMMC415 includes these proteins:
- the secE gene encoding preprotein translocase subunit SecE, with protein MADNKRRGEDADDERLNDEFDAAGDDAEDAEEAEEPVSRGGTATRSRARAESADRPKTRTETEKVGPFGRIARFIREVVAELRKVIWPTRKELLTYTAVVVAFVTVVTALVVGFDYVFAKGVLWVFGNPS; from the coding sequence GTGGCCGACAACAAGCGGCGCGGCGAGGACGCCGACGACGAGCGTCTGAACGACGAGTTCGACGCCGCCGGCGACGACGCCGAGGACGCCGAGGAGGCCGAGGAGCCGGTCTCCCGGGGTGGCACCGCGACCCGGTCGCGGGCCCGGGCGGAGTCGGCCGACCGGCCGAAGACCCGCACGGAGACCGAGAAGGTCGGGCCGTTCGGGCGCATCGCCCGATTCATCCGCGAGGTCGTCGCCGAACTGCGTAAGGTCATCTGGCCGACGCGCAAGGAGCTGCTGACCTACACCGCCGTGGTGGTCGCATTCGTTACGGTGGTTACCGCCCTCGTGGTCGGATTCGACTACGTGTTCGCGAAGGGCGTGTTGTGGGTCTTCGGCAACCCCAGCTGA